One genomic window of Sphingomonas ginsengisoli An et al. 2013 includes the following:
- the tsaE gene encoding tRNA (adenosine(37)-N6)-threonylcarbamoyltransferase complex ATPase subunit type 1 TsaE, translating into MILDDEAATARLGARLAGLLRAGDVVTLSGPLGAGKTALARAVLHAAGHRGEVPSPTFAIVQPYDELEPPIWHCDLYRLDDAELEELGLDTILADGALLVEWPERAGEGAWPEALHLRLAVREDGRRALTWEVSAAWEGRWPPA; encoded by the coding sequence ATGATCCTTGACGACGAAGCGGCGACGGCGCGTCTTGGGGCGCGGCTGGCCGGACTGTTGCGCGCCGGTGATGTGGTGACTCTGTCGGGACCGCTTGGGGCGGGCAAGACGGCGCTGGCGCGGGCGGTGCTACACGCCGCCGGGCACCGCGGCGAGGTGCCGAGCCCGACCTTCGCGATCGTCCAGCCTTATGACGAGCTTGAGCCCCCGATCTGGCACTGCGACCTGTACCGGCTCGATGACGCCGAGCTGGAGGAGCTGGGGCTCGACACCATCCTCGCCGACGGCGCGCTGCTGGTCGAATGGCCCGAGCGCGCCGGGGAGGGGGCGTGGCCCGAAGCGCTCCACTTGCGGCTGGCCGTGCGCGAGGACGGTCGGCGCGCCTTGACTTG